From a single Paramisgurnus dabryanus chromosome 17, PD_genome_1.1, whole genome shotgun sequence genomic region:
- the LOC135731057 gene encoding antimicrobial peptide NK-lysin-like translates to MLRFIVLVTLLVSSVCALQREMDNDVLTEKELEEIYAEFLAKTGHKLPGMCWACKWAMGKIKKHVSVTTNQGDIRKMLNKVCDDIGFLKFLCKGIVSRFLGTLIEEISTTDDPATICSNIGVC, encoded by the exons ATGCTCCGATTTATCGTCCTCGTCACCCTGCTGGTATCCTCAG TGTGCGCTCTTCAGCGGGAGATGGACAATGATGTTTTGACTGAAAAAGAACTTGAAGAAATCTAT GCTGAATTTTTGGCCAAAACAGGCCATAAGCTCCCTGGAATGTGCTGGGCGTGCAAATGGGCTATGGGcaagataaaaaaacatgtCTCTGTTACTACAAATCAG GGAGACATTCGAAAGATGCTCAACAAGGTCTGTGATGATATCGGGTTCCTAAAATTTCTCTGCAAGGGCATTGTGTCCAGGTTCTTGGGAACTCTGATTGAAGAGATTTCGACCACTGATGATCCCGCTACAATCTGCTCTAACATCGGAGTCTGTTAG
- the LOC135731063 gene encoding saposin-C-like, translated as MLRFIVLVSLLVSSACALQWEIYREDSTGNEESSGEVMVKMNQGLPGVCWACKWAMRRVKNKISNGVTQDDIKRQLASVCDQIGFLKSVCRGLVSKYTGVLIEEISTSDNPATICKNIGVCKKRAF; from the exons ATGCTACGATTTATCGTCCTCGTCTCCCTGCTGGTATCCTCAG CGTGCGCTCTTCAGTGGGAAATCTACAGAGAAGACTCGACTGGAAATGAAGAAAGTTCT GGTGAAGTCATGGTTAAAATGAACCAAGGGCTTCCTGGAGTATGCTGGGCTTGTAAGTGGGCTATGAGGAGGGTGAAGAATAAGATCTCCAATGGCGTAACCCAG GATGACATTAAAAGGCAGCTAGCAAGCGTCTGTGATCAGATTGGGTTCCTAAAATCTGTGTGTAGGGGCTTGGTGAGCAAGTACACGGGCGTTCTGATCGAAGAAATTTCAACGTCAGACAACCCAGCAACCATCTGTAAAAACATTGGCGTTTGCAAGAAGAGAGCTTTCTAA
- the LOC141280940 gene encoding antimicrobial peptide NK-lysin-like: MLRFIVLVTLLVSSVCALQREMDNDVLTEKELEEIYAEFLSKTGHQFPGKCWACKWAIGKIKRHISVTTNQRAIKNMLGHICDEIGFLKYLCRNLVSTYMGKLIELLSTNANPAQICSYIKVCW, translated from the exons ATGCTCCGATTTATTGTCCTCGTCACCCTGCTGGTATCCTCAG TGTGCGCTCTTCAGCGGGAGATGGACAACGATGTTTTGACTGAAAAAGAACTTGAAGAAATCTAT GCTGAATTTTTGTCCAAAACGGGCCATCAGTTTCCCGGAAAGTGCTGGGCGTGCAAATGGGCTATAGGCAAGATAAAGAGACATATCTCTGTTACCACAAATCAG AGAGCCATCAAAAACATGCTAGGTCATATCTGTGATGAGATCGGGTTCCTAAAATATCTCTGCAGGAACCTTGTGTCCACGTACATGGGAAAACTGATTGAATTGCTTTCAACCAATGCAAATCCTGCACAAATCTGCTCTTACATTAAAGTCTGCTGGTAA